In Trifolium pratense cultivar HEN17-A07 linkage group LG7, ARS_RC_1.1, whole genome shotgun sequence, a genomic segment contains:
- the LOC123895154 gene encoding oligopeptide transporter 1-like isoform X1, with translation MAATLPTTIYRVPFTPWSFTLNPGPFNLKEHALITIFASAGASGVYAINIITIVKAFYHRNINPTAAFLLALSTQMLGYGWAGIFRKVLVDSPYMWWPSNLVQVSLFRAFHEKEKRPKGGNTRLQFFFLVFVASFAYYIIPGYFFQAISTISVVCLIWKNSVTAQQIGSGMRGLGIGSFTLDWNTVAGFLGSPMAYPGFAIINTLVGFVLYIYVVIPVSYWSNIYDAKKFPLISSHTFDSTGTTYNVSRILNAATFDIDMDAYNSYSKLYLSIIFAFNYGLSFATLTATISHVILFHGKTINQMWRKTTAALKEQVGDVHTRIMKRNYEQVPEWWFVSILFLMTIMALLCCEGFGKQLQLPWWGVLLSLTIALVFTLPIGVIQATTNQQAGLNVITELIIGYLYPGKPLANVAFKTYGYVSMSQALGFLQDFKLGHYMKIPPKSMFIVQLVGTLVSSSVQFITAWWLLTTIPNICDESMLPEGSPWTCPGDDVFYNASIIWGIVGPKRMFTKDGIYPGMNWFFLIGLLAPVPVWLLARKYPNHKWIELINMPLIIAGANGIPPVRSINYISWGVVGIFFNFYVYKRFKSWWARHTYILSAALDSGIALMGLFLFFSLQTYDIFGPTWWGLQGDDRCPLAKCPTAPGIVTKGCPVF, from the exons ATGGCTGCAACACTTCCAACCACAATATATAGAGTCCCTTTCACTCCTTGGTCTTTCACATTGAATCCTGGACCATTCAATTTGAAGGAACATGCCCTTATAACCATTTTTGCTAGTGCTGGAGCTAGTGGTGTTTATGCCATTAACATAATCACTATTGTTAAGGCTTTCTACCACAGGAATATCAATCCAACTGCTGCTTTTTTGCTAGCACTGTCAACCCAG ATGCTTGGTTATGGATGGGCTGGTATATTCAGAAAGGTCCTTGTGGACTCACCCTACATGTGGTGGCCTTCAAATCTTGTTCAGGTGTCTCTATTCAG GGCATttcatgaaaaagaaaagaggcCTAAAGGAGGAAACACTAGGTTGCAATTCTTTTTCCTGGTCTTTGTGGCTAGCTTTGCTTATTACATTATTCCAGGCTACTTTTTCCAAGCAATATCAACCATCTCTGTTGTTTGTTTAATATGGAAAAACTCTGTCACTGCTCAACAAATTGGTTCAGGAATGAGGGGTCTTGGTATTGGTTCATTTACCCTCGATTGGAACACTGTTGCAGGTTTCTTAGGAAGTCCTATGGCTTATCCTGGTTTTGCCATCATCAACACATTGGTTGGATTTGTGTTATATATCTATGTTGTGATTCCAGTTTCCTATTGGAGCAATATTTATGATGCCAAAAAGTTTCCCCTCATTAGTTCTCACACATTTGATTCCACTGGTACAACATATAATGTTTCTAGGATTCTTAATGCCGCAACATTTGACATTGATATGGATGCTTATAACAGTTACAGTAAACTCTATCTTAGTATCATATTTGCATTTAATTATGGATTGAGCTTCGCAACTCTCACTGCCACCATCTCACATGTTATCCTCTTCCATGGAAA AACGATTAATCAGATGTGGAGAAAGACAACAGCTGCGTTAAAAGAACAGGTCGGAGACGTGCATACAAGAATCATGAAGAGAAACTATGAACAAGTTCCGGAGTGGTGGTTCGTAAGCATATTGTTTCTTATGACTATTATGGCCTTGCTATGTTGCGAAGGCTTTGGCAAACAGCTCCAACTTCCATGGTGGGGAGTCTTGCTTTCTTTAACAATTGCGTTGGTTTTCACTTTGCCAATTGGTGTCATTCAAGCAACAACAAACCAG CAAGCTGGACTCAATGTGATCACAGAGTTGATTATTGGTTACCTTTATCCTGGAAAGCCTCTTGCTAATGTAGCCTTCAAGACTTATGGATACGTCAGTATGTCACAAGCACTTGGTTTCCTCCAAGACTTCAAATTAGGCCACTACATGAAAATTCCTCCTAAATCTATGTTCATAGTACAATTGGTAGGAACTTTGGTTTCTTCAAGTGTACAGTTTATCACAGCATGGTGGCTTCTAACAActattccaaacatatgtgaTGAATCAATGTTGCCAGAGGGTAGTCCATGGACTTGTCCTGGTGATGATGTGTTTTACAATGCTTCAATTATATGGGGAATAGTAGGACCAAAACGGATGTTCACCAAGGATGGAATTTACCCCGGAATGAATTGGTTTTTCCTCATAGGTCTACTTGCGCCTGTTCCAGTGTGGCTGCTAGCTCGCAAATATCCGAATCACAAATGGATTGAACTCATCAACATGCCACTTATAATTGCAGGTGCCAATGGAATACCACCGGTTAgatcaataaattatatttcatgGGGAGTTGTTGGAATCTTCTTCAATTTCTATGTTTACAAACGTTTCAAGTCATGGTGGGCTAGACACACTTACATTCTCTCGGCAGCTTTGGATTCTGGCATTGCTCTCATGGGTCTGTTTCTCTTTTTTTCACTTCAAACTTACGATATCTTTGGTCCAACATGGTGGGGTCTTCAAGGAGATGATCGTTGTCCCTTGGCTAAATGCCCTACAGCTCCTGGTATTGTTACCAAGGGATGTCCTGTCTTTTGA
- the LOC123895154 gene encoding oligopeptide transporter 1-like isoform X2: MDGLVYSERSLWTHPTCGGLQILFRAFHEKEKRPKGGNTRLQFFFLVFVASFAYYIIPGYFFQAISTISVVCLIWKNSVTAQQIGSGMRGLGIGSFTLDWNTVAGFLGSPMAYPGFAIINTLVGFVLYIYVVIPVSYWSNIYDAKKFPLISSHTFDSTGTTYNVSRILNAATFDIDMDAYNSYSKLYLSIIFAFNYGLSFATLTATISHVILFHGKTINQMWRKTTAALKEQVGDVHTRIMKRNYEQVPEWWFVSILFLMTIMALLCCEGFGKQLQLPWWGVLLSLTIALVFTLPIGVIQATTNQQAGLNVITELIIGYLYPGKPLANVAFKTYGYVSMSQALGFLQDFKLGHYMKIPPKSMFIVQLVGTLVSSSVQFITAWWLLTTIPNICDESMLPEGSPWTCPGDDVFYNASIIWGIVGPKRMFTKDGIYPGMNWFFLIGLLAPVPVWLLARKYPNHKWIELINMPLIIAGANGIPPVRSINYISWGVVGIFFNFYVYKRFKSWWARHTYILSAALDSGIALMGLFLFFSLQTYDIFGPTWWGLQGDDRCPLAKCPTAPGIVTKGCPVF; encoded by the exons ATGGATGGGCTGGTATATTCAGAAAGGTCCTTGTGGACTCACCCTACATGTGGTGGCCTTCAAATCTTGTTCAG GGCATttcatgaaaaagaaaagaggcCTAAAGGAGGAAACACTAGGTTGCAATTCTTTTTCCTGGTCTTTGTGGCTAGCTTTGCTTATTACATTATTCCAGGCTACTTTTTCCAAGCAATATCAACCATCTCTGTTGTTTGTTTAATATGGAAAAACTCTGTCACTGCTCAACAAATTGGTTCAGGAATGAGGGGTCTTGGTATTGGTTCATTTACCCTCGATTGGAACACTGTTGCAGGTTTCTTAGGAAGTCCTATGGCTTATCCTGGTTTTGCCATCATCAACACATTGGTTGGATTTGTGTTATATATCTATGTTGTGATTCCAGTTTCCTATTGGAGCAATATTTATGATGCCAAAAAGTTTCCCCTCATTAGTTCTCACACATTTGATTCCACTGGTACAACATATAATGTTTCTAGGATTCTTAATGCCGCAACATTTGACATTGATATGGATGCTTATAACAGTTACAGTAAACTCTATCTTAGTATCATATTTGCATTTAATTATGGATTGAGCTTCGCAACTCTCACTGCCACCATCTCACATGTTATCCTCTTCCATGGAAA AACGATTAATCAGATGTGGAGAAAGACAACAGCTGCGTTAAAAGAACAGGTCGGAGACGTGCATACAAGAATCATGAAGAGAAACTATGAACAAGTTCCGGAGTGGTGGTTCGTAAGCATATTGTTTCTTATGACTATTATGGCCTTGCTATGTTGCGAAGGCTTTGGCAAACAGCTCCAACTTCCATGGTGGGGAGTCTTGCTTTCTTTAACAATTGCGTTGGTTTTCACTTTGCCAATTGGTGTCATTCAAGCAACAACAAACCAG CAAGCTGGACTCAATGTGATCACAGAGTTGATTATTGGTTACCTTTATCCTGGAAAGCCTCTTGCTAATGTAGCCTTCAAGACTTATGGATACGTCAGTATGTCACAAGCACTTGGTTTCCTCCAAGACTTCAAATTAGGCCACTACATGAAAATTCCTCCTAAATCTATGTTCATAGTACAATTGGTAGGAACTTTGGTTTCTTCAAGTGTACAGTTTATCACAGCATGGTGGCTTCTAACAActattccaaacatatgtgaTGAATCAATGTTGCCAGAGGGTAGTCCATGGACTTGTCCTGGTGATGATGTGTTTTACAATGCTTCAATTATATGGGGAATAGTAGGACCAAAACGGATGTTCACCAAGGATGGAATTTACCCCGGAATGAATTGGTTTTTCCTCATAGGTCTACTTGCGCCTGTTCCAGTGTGGCTGCTAGCTCGCAAATATCCGAATCACAAATGGATTGAACTCATCAACATGCCACTTATAATTGCAGGTGCCAATGGAATACCACCGGTTAgatcaataaattatatttcatgGGGAGTTGTTGGAATCTTCTTCAATTTCTATGTTTACAAACGTTTCAAGTCATGGTGGGCTAGACACACTTACATTCTCTCGGCAGCTTTGGATTCTGGCATTGCTCTCATGGGTCTGTTTCTCTTTTTTTCACTTCAAACTTACGATATCTTTGGTCCAACATGGTGGGGTCTTCAAGGAGATGATCGTTGTCCCTTGGCTAAATGCCCTACAGCTCCTGGTATTGTTACCAAGGGATGTCCTGTCTTTTGA
- the LOC123895155 gene encoding protein GRIM REAPER gives MANKMLKLTIILSLLISLALFVSSNDDDINNHNMEEEDDDEEQELYVVDTPLQNQRSRSRFLATIIKKGRQCNRETNNICNGVRANKGKDLLFCCKKHCRNILSDKNNCGVCGNKCKQGEKCCNGVCTNVMSNVHHCGKCKRECLNGDPCGNGFCGY, from the coding sequence atggCCAACAAAATGCTAAAGCTCACAATAATTCTCTCTTTACTCATCTCTCTAGCTTTGTTTGTTTCATCAAATGACGATGACATAAATAATCACAACATGGAAGAAGAAGACGATGACGAAGAACAAGAGTTATATGTTGTCGACACCCCATTACAAAATCAAAGATCAAGAAGTAGATTCTTGGCAACCATAATAAAGAAAGGAAGACAATGTAATCGTGAGACAAATAATATATGCAATGGGGTTAGAGCAAACAAGGGAAAAGATTTGCTTTTTTGTTGCAAGAAACATTGTCGTAATATTTTGAGTGACAAGAACAATTGTGGTGTGTGTGGTAACAAGTGCAAGCAAGGTGAAAAATGTTGCAATGGAGTTTGTACCAATGTTATGTCAAATGTTCATCATTGTGGCAAGTGTAAGAGGGAGTGTTTAAATGGTGATCCGTGTGGTAATGGATTTTGTGGTTATTGA
- the LOC123895157 gene encoding putative RNA-binding protein YlmH isoform X1 gives MNHLLAMATATTSFGTACCLRRVVTHAFALSHSHNLRTNANLSFQRTLTSHLLSVSTSSDSGASKTVQASKGEVDVLLKGVGEKSVANEVKHVLEMAKRASLKREILHTNFLTPPVLKESMQVLEKLADIKALAQGGYPQAERCRISVGHPDELTSDPDVISALSITGNFKFEPCSHGDFLGSILGTGITREKLGDIILQGEQGAQIIVVPELVEFLMAALDKVRNVPVTCTKIPLISLDYEPPRTKSFKTTEASLRVDAVASAGFKISRSKLVDMISNGDVRINWIPITSKGTTIKSGDLVSVSGLGRLKIGEVNTTKKGKFAVELIRYL, from the exons ATGAATCACCTCTTGGCCATGGCTACTGCTACCACTAGCTTTGGAACTGCGTGTTGTCTAAGAAGAGTAGTAACTCATGCTTTTGCACTTTCTCATTCTCATAATCTTCGCACCAATGCCAATCTCTCTTTTCAAAGAACCCTTACCTCTCATCTTCTCTCTGTTTCCACTTCTTCAG ATTCAGGTGCAAGCAAGACAGTACAAGCTTCAAAAGGAGAAGTAGATGTGTTGCTCAAGGGGGTTGGGGAGAAAAGTGTAGCAAATGAAGTCAAGCATGTTCTTGAGATG GCTAAACGAGCATCATTAAAACGAGAGATTCTCCATACAAATTTTCTAACCCCTCCAGTGCTGAAGGAATCTATGCAAGTATTGGAAAAATTAGCAGACATTAAAGCACTTGCTCAAGGAGGTTATCCACAG GCTGAGCGGTGCCGGATTTCTGTTGGACATCCAGATGAACTGACAAGTGATCCAGATGTTATTTCGGCATTGAG CATCACAGGGAACTTCAAGTTTGAGCCTTGCTCTCATGGTGACTTCCTTGGCTCAATTCTTGGTACAGGAATTACTAGGGAGAAACTTGGAGATATTATATTGCAG GGAGAACAGGGTGCTCAGATAATTGTTGTACCAGAACTTGTTGAATTTCTTATGGCAGCACTGGATAAG GTTCGTAATGTTCCTGTAACGTGCACCAAGATACCATTAATTTCTCTTGATTATGAACCACCAAG AACAAAATCATTCAAAACTACAGAAGCTTCACTAAGAGTTGATGCAGTTGCTAGCGCAGGATTTAAGATTTCACGTTCAAAGCTAGTTGACATGATCAG CAATGGCGATGTACGTATCAACTGGATCCCAATTACTAGCAAAGGAACCACAATCAAGAGTGGAGATCTTGTATCAGTTAGTGGATTGGGGAGATTAAAG ATAGGAGAAGTAAACACCACAAAGAAAGGAAAGTTTGCAGTGGAGCTCATTCGATATTTGTAG
- the LOC123895157 gene encoding putative RNA-binding protein YlmH isoform X2, producing MNHLLAMATATTSFGTACCLRRVVTHAFALSHSHNLRTNANLSFQRTLTSHLLSVSTSSGASKTVQASKGEVDVLLKGVGEKSVANEVKHVLEMAKRASLKREILHTNFLTPPVLKESMQVLEKLADIKALAQGGYPQAERCRISVGHPDELTSDPDVISALSITGNFKFEPCSHGDFLGSILGTGITREKLGDIILQGEQGAQIIVVPELVEFLMAALDKVRNVPVTCTKIPLISLDYEPPRTKSFKTTEASLRVDAVASAGFKISRSKLVDMISNGDVRINWIPITSKGTTIKSGDLVSVSGLGRLKIGEVNTTKKGKFAVELIRYL from the exons ATGAATCACCTCTTGGCCATGGCTACTGCTACCACTAGCTTTGGAACTGCGTGTTGTCTAAGAAGAGTAGTAACTCATGCTTTTGCACTTTCTCATTCTCATAATCTTCGCACCAATGCCAATCTCTCTTTTCAAAGAACCCTTACCTCTCATCTTCTCTCTGTTTCCACTTCTTCAG GTGCAAGCAAGACAGTACAAGCTTCAAAAGGAGAAGTAGATGTGTTGCTCAAGGGGGTTGGGGAGAAAAGTGTAGCAAATGAAGTCAAGCATGTTCTTGAGATG GCTAAACGAGCATCATTAAAACGAGAGATTCTCCATACAAATTTTCTAACCCCTCCAGTGCTGAAGGAATCTATGCAAGTATTGGAAAAATTAGCAGACATTAAAGCACTTGCTCAAGGAGGTTATCCACAG GCTGAGCGGTGCCGGATTTCTGTTGGACATCCAGATGAACTGACAAGTGATCCAGATGTTATTTCGGCATTGAG CATCACAGGGAACTTCAAGTTTGAGCCTTGCTCTCATGGTGACTTCCTTGGCTCAATTCTTGGTACAGGAATTACTAGGGAGAAACTTGGAGATATTATATTGCAG GGAGAACAGGGTGCTCAGATAATTGTTGTACCAGAACTTGTTGAATTTCTTATGGCAGCACTGGATAAG GTTCGTAATGTTCCTGTAACGTGCACCAAGATACCATTAATTTCTCTTGATTATGAACCACCAAG AACAAAATCATTCAAAACTACAGAAGCTTCACTAAGAGTTGATGCAGTTGCTAGCGCAGGATTTAAGATTTCACGTTCAAAGCTAGTTGACATGATCAG CAATGGCGATGTACGTATCAACTGGATCCCAATTACTAGCAAAGGAACCACAATCAAGAGTGGAGATCTTGTATCAGTTAGTGGATTGGGGAGATTAAAG ATAGGAGAAGTAAACACCACAAAGAAAGGAAAGTTTGCAGTGGAGCTCATTCGATATTTGTAG